Proteins co-encoded in one Flavivirga eckloniae genomic window:
- a CDS encoding cupin domain-containing protein, whose translation MNKIIVFLSFIMVLSCKTGKITEIQVEKLAETTKSWNGDTLPNYPTGNPKITVLKITIPPKTKLHKHYHPVINSGILLKGELTVVDIDDNILELKEGDVIVELVNKIHYGINKTNKPAVIVVFYSGTEDLPITVVEKD comes from the coding sequence ATGAATAAAATAATCGTTTTTTTAAGTTTTATAATGGTCTTATCTTGTAAAACTGGAAAAATAACAGAGATACAAGTAGAAAAGTTAGCAGAAACCACTAAAAGCTGGAATGGCGATACATTACCTAATTATCCAACGGGGAACCCAAAAATTACGGTTTTAAAAATAACGATTCCGCCAAAAACGAAATTGCATAAGCATTACCACCCAGTTATTAATTCGGGTATTTTATTAAAAGGAGAATTAACAGTTGTTGATATAGATGATAACATTTTAGAGCTTAAAGAAGGCGATGTTATTGTAGAACTTGTAAATAAAATACATTACGGCATTAATAAAACCAATAAACCGGCAGTTATAGTGGTGTTTTATTCAGGAACTGAAGATTTGCCCATTACTGTTGTTGAAAAAGACTAG